GCCGGTTTGTCCGATACCGTCCCCGACAATGTATCATACAAAGGCGCAAAGAAAACGCGCGTGTCTTCTGATTTGGATATGAAGTGATTATTGACCTGGCGGGCCATACCGGCGTAGATCCCGGTAAGGTCCCACAAAGTACCTTCGGCTCCACCCAGAATAAGTGACAGTCCGTAGTCGGTGGCCTTACGGTGCAAGGTTGACATGCCCAGTCGACTCAAAAGAGAGTAAAAGCGACTGCCGCCATAAGAGTGGAGCATTCGAACAGCCGGAACATTCAATGAACGGGCCAGAGCCGCCGAGGCGGGAACGGCTCCCTGGTAAGTTCGGCTGTAGTTCTCGGGGGCGAAACCGGCAATGCGTATGGGGACGTCGGCCACCAGCTCCTCCGGAAGTAGTTCTCCGGACTGCATCATTCCGCCGTACAACAGAGGTTTGAGAATGCTGCCGGTACTGCGTGGCGAAGTTATCACATCGACATGGTGATGGTGATCCGCCGACACACTGTCCCAGGCGTTACCAACGTAGGCAATCACCGCACCGGTAGAGACATCCAGAATAATCGCCGCGGCGTTATGGACACCGTTACCGGCCAGTGATTCAAGATGCTTGGCTACGACAGCGGAGGCTCGTCGCTGTATGTATCCATCCAAAGTCGTGGTCAAACGTGATGCGCCGGTGGTGGCTGCTCTCGCGGCTCCGTCGTATTCATTTCGTCGTTTGGTTTCAGCTTTGTGCCGAGCCAACAGGTGCGGCGCCGCGCTCGGCAGAGGATGCGGTTTGAGCGGAAGAGGTTCCATCCGAGCCAGCGCGCAGCTTACGGAATCAATAACACCTTGCCGCCACAACCTGCCCAGAAGTCGATCACGCTTGCCCAACAACGCATCTCGGTTGCGACCGGGATGGATAAGGGCCGGACTGTTCGGCAAGACCGCCAGCATGGCCGCCTCGGCCCAGGAGAGTTGCTCGGGTCGACGTCCGAAATAGCGCCAGGCGGCCGCCTCAAGTCCGACCACGTTACCACCGAACGGCGCGTGCGAACTATACAGAGACAGAATACGTTCTTTGTCGGTCGACAACTCCAACCTGAGCGCCATAGCCATCTCCAGCATCTTCTCAACGACCGTGCGCGCCCGGCCACGTCTGGACAAACGGATCGTCTGCATGGTGAGCGTGCTGGCGCCTGATACCACCCGTCGGGAACTCACATTCTGCCACATCGCACGGACCAACGCCAGTGGGTCCACACCGGGATGTCGGTAGAACCGTTGGTCCTCAAAGGCGATCAAGGCTTGAGCGAATCGATTGGGAACCGATGCACCCGGCGGGAAGCGCCACTGTTCATCGGCGGCGATAGTAGCCCCCAACAGTCCACCCTCGCAATCCAGAATGACCGTAGAGTATGGGTCCTCAAACAACGGCGACGGCAAGCAGGTCCAGAACCAGACCAGGCAGATACAGACCAAAGCTGCGATGAGTATCCGTCGAGGTGTGACTATCAAAGCCCCGATGTGCCATGGTCTGACTATCACAGTTTATTACCCGGCTTTACGACTTCGACCCACCTGCCCGGCTGACGAGCGTTGATCGTGGCGTCATACATTGCTTCGACGTGCACCATCGGCATGTAGAATCGTCCAAGGTAACTGGCGTTCATCAGAAAACGATAGGTCCTGGACTTGTCCCTGCGAAGGTCAAAGTAGGTGTAAACACGGTCGTCACGAATGTCCTGAAAGTTGAACCGGGAATTGGTAGTGGCCGATTGACTCTCCATGCGTTGGTTACGAATCTCCCATCCGGAGGGCATGATAGCGGCCAATGCGAGCTCGCGGTAGTGACGATAGTCGTTGCCCGAGTGAGTCACCGTGACCTCGGCGACGATATCCGTCCCCTGCTCCAACTTTGAGACCGCCAGCGTCTCCCCTTTGGGTGTCGTATACCGCACCTTAAGCGTCAGTCCATTGGCGGCAGCCTTCTCCCGACCGGCCGGCGGCGTACCTTCCAAAACCAGGCGCGCGAAAAGCGGATAGTCCATTTTGTTGATGACTGTCACGACTCCGGTGGTATCGTCGGTGACGGGGAGTGGCAACTGCACCAGCGGTGCCGATTCGGTAACCAGTCGGGGCGGATCATGATTCCAGGTGTAGCGAAAGCCCCACTTGTCATCCAACCTGGTGATCCCGGCATAGCGGGCCATTGCGATCAGAGCAAAAGCCGTCGACTGGGTGCTGAGGTATCTTCGGGCGCACAACACGCGAGAAATCTCCTGCACAACCGGCATGGCCCGATCCATCTGCTTCAACAAGCACAACGTTTCCAGTATCATCGCCTCGTCACGAACGTTGGAGCCGTAGGTATAAGAAAGTTCCTGATACTCTTTAACGGTTACGTCGAGATTCTCTACCATCTGTTCCGCCACCTCCGGCTGCCCGGCCAACTGGTAGGCTGCAGCCAAACGCCAGATGGCTGCCTCAGGCAGCGACGACTCCTCTTTCAGTCGGTTCATGGCTCCCAACTCCGGCACACCGGCCAGGGCCAGCGTATAGAGTCGATATGCCTGAGCAAGCTCAGATCGCGTCTCATGCCTGACCCACGCTGCCGCTGCTTTGCGTTGATATTTTTCCCACTGCTCCATCACGCCACTGGGCAGGGCGTAACCGATGCGGGCCGCCTCCAGCAGAAAGTGTCCGGCATAACTGGAACACCAGTCGTTGGAACTGCCGGCCCCTCGCCAGTACCCAAAACCACCGTCGGACGCCTGGAATCTTGGTAGTTTGTGGATAGCCGCTTGGATATTGTTCTGGATCGCATCCTGGCGCTTCGGTCTCAGGTTCAACAGAGCGCTCAAATAGAGTTGTGGGAAAGCAGCGGATGTTGTCTGCTCCACACAGCCATGCGGGTATCGTATCAGGTAACTCAGTCGTTGGGCTAGATTCAATGGCGGTATTCGCGACACTTCGAGCGTCGCCGAATTGGTGCCGGGTGAGCCGGGCAGCGACAGTTTTGACGTCCAGGTCTTGTCCGCACCCACCGCCTGATCGACCACATCGACGACCGGGAAACCGGGCGGCTTGACCTCAAGCTCTATCACCTGTTCGGCTGTTTCACCGCCGCCGGTGGCGCGCATGACCACCTTGGCCGGACCGGGTATGAATCCAGACTTTAGTTTGAACGTGACCAGTTGATCGCCAAGCGAGGAGAATGTGATGCTTTCAGTTGTGGCGCCCTCGACACTCAGAGCACCTTCGACATCGACGCTAACATCGACATTGTTCACCGATGGCTCCAAAGCGAACACCGAGATCGGCAAATCAACGGTTTCTTCGGTAACCATAGAGCGTGGCAGGGTGCCCAGAATCATCAACGGCTTCCGCACCGGCATTGTCTTTTCGGTGGCGCCGAAAGCGCCGTCTCGTCCAGCCACAACCATCATCCGGACCGATCCGACATATTGCGGGATATCGACCCGGTGCGTCCGGCTGTCTTGGGCCGGTAGCGCAAACGGACCCATAAACCTCACCATAGGCACAAATCGGTTAGCCTTCCTGCTTCCTTTTTCGCCGGCCGACTCACCACCGCCGATAGCCAGCAACTGTTCGAGCTTTCCGCCATAGGCGCCGGCCACCATGTCGAATAGATCCCAAGTCTTGACCCCCAGCGCTTCACGCCTGTAGAAATGGTTCCAGGGGTCCGGCGTGGGAAAGCGGGTAAGGTCCAGGAGACCCTCATCGACTATCGCCACAGTATAGGTCATGGCCCGCCCGCTTGCCTCACTCACGGCGAATTCGGCCGTATCCGAGGGTGTTAGCACACTCGGTGCGGTGATCATCGGCGCGAGTTTCGTCCCCGGATCAGTGACCTTGATCGGAATGACACCGTACATGCGAATGGGTAGATCGTTTCCGGCTTGTAGATGTGGTTGCACGAATGTTACGTGGGCATAAACGTTGGGCGCCATATCCTCGGTTGCCGCAAACTGGTAGCGCGTCGGTTCCTCGCCCGCCTCGATCCAATCCGCTTTAACAACGCGGCTGCCGGACTCGATACTTACCAGGGCGCGACCGGCTTGACCGGTGGGAATATTCAAGACGACCTGCTCCCCCACTTGGTACTCCTCCTTATCAGACGAGAAGGTCAGCACATTGGCCGCCCCCGGCGCATCTTTGCGGGCTCGTCCGGCCCAGCCCGGCCAGTCGGCGTAGAATATCTTACCGGTCTGGTGGTTCTCTTCAAGATCACGGGCACGCACCAGGAAACGACCCCAGTTGGGATGGTTGACTCGGAAATCGTATTCTGCTAAGCCTCCCTTGATCCGGACCGTGTCAACATCGAGCGGTTCATAGCCGGTGCGTCCTATATAGTCAGCCGGTGATTCGTCACCCTTCTCCCACCACCAGCGCCAGTGGATTCTGTACAGCTTCACTTCGACCGTCCCGGAGGACACCGGTTCACCCGACCGATCTACCATGGCCAACTTGATAGTATGAGTAGTATCGGTCAATAGCATACCGCGCCTGCGATCTCCTCTGGGCACGCGAAGGCCGACATAGCGAGTAAACGGGTGGTAGCGCTTGCTGCTGTAGTCCACACTGAAAGCGCCGCCCGGCTCGTAAACGCGGGTGCGAAAGGCCGCTCTCAGCATACCGGGAGCCGTCATCTTGATTTGAACCGACGGTTGAAGCGAAGTATACCCGGTGTCGTCCAGATTGCCTTCCCACAGCATGTGGCTTTCCGGCCTGAACCGCGCTGCCTGATCATCGAAAACAAACTCATCGTAGCCTTCAAACCGAGTGCGCGTCGATGCAAAAGTGACTTCGATATCCGATTTTAGTTGCTTAGCCGGTGCGCCGTGCAACCAGGCTGCCGAGAGGCTGCCGTCCAGAGTATCACCCCAGATATAGTCGGGCTCATCTCCAAAGTCGAGATTGACTTTGAGTCGGTTTGGCATGACTGTTTCGATCTTGAGTTTCTTCTCAAAGGTGGCGCCGCCCAGCTTGACCCGGGCCTTCCAGTTTCCGGTGGGAGCGTCGGGCGATGTGGCCAGCCTGAAAACATAGCAGCCGTTCTGCGTTTGTTTGCGATTGAAGGAAGTTACAAGCTGACCGCGTGAGTCGTGCAACTCGAATCTCAGCGGGTGCGTAAGGGGCAGTTGGCCTGTTTTATCCATCAACAAAAACGTGATGAACAACGAGTCACCCGGACGCCACACGCCCCGTTCGCCGTACAGAAAACCCTTGAAGCCACCGGCTACCGACTCGCCGGCTACATCAAAATGACTGACCGACAGCGATGTTCCATCGGCCAGGCGCAGGTACCCGGTTTGGTCGCCTCGTTTGGCAACCAGCAGAAAAGGCGTTTGCTCGGTATGGATAACAGCCATGCCCCGCCCGTCGGTGACGGCACTGCCCACACCGGTCTGCGCGTAATCATACAGCGTGACATCAACACCGCTCAACGGCTTGGTTGTTCCGATATCGGTGGCCACCACCAGTACACTGTCGTTGGCGCCTTTCTTGGCGATCAGTCCCATGTCCGACATTAGAACATTGCGCGAGACGGTGTGACCCTGTGACCAATAGCCCTTGTAGTAGGCCGGATGGCAGGGATCGTTGCGATGCTCGTTCATTTCGCGCCATCCGATCCCGGCGGCTGTCTCCATGGCTTCCCAATTGGAGTTCTCAAGCGGGCTATCCCAACCACTTTGCCACAACTCGTTCGGTCGCCAGTCGGCGTCGGTGTCCCGGCAGGGATACATCACGTGGCGGCGCTGGAAACTTAGGGTAAGATGATACAGCCCGGCCGGATGGTTCTCAACCAGCGGACGAACGTCCAGACCGTAACGAATCCACTCGTTAACCCGACCCATGACCAGGTCCAACGGCACCGTCTCCTTCCAAACAACGCGACCGACCCTTCGCATCTCCCGTCCACCTTTCAGATCATTGACCTGCAAAAACTGCGACATACTGCCCTCAGCGATCGGCGTAGCTTCCACCACCACCGCACGCAGATTGACCGCCTCGAAGGGCACAGTCAGTCCTTCGGTGCCCGGGACTATCACACCCTGCCCAACGAATCTGAGAGCCGGATTGGTCTGTGGGAAACTGACGCTTTGCGAAGTTACACCGCGAAGCTTCTGGCCCAGACTATTTTGCACACCGGCTGCGATAGTCACGCTGACATCCCCAATCCATTGATTCTGATTGTAGACGCGCACTACGTTGCCGTCGATACTGAAACGTGGGCGCTGCACTTTCTCAACAGTGATCAACCCGCCCAGGCTTTGATCTTTTTGAACCGGATCACTGAACCGAATCTCTACATACTGTTCTCTATCCTGCACGGCTCGAAACTGCGTAACGCTGAATGTGTTGACCGGCGGGATAACCACCTCCTGCCTGCCTTCAAGATCGACACCAATGGGATCGCCGTCCCATTCCAAAAGGACCAGCGATGAGTCGTCACCCCTGAAGACGCTATCGACTACAAAGACGTGCATCCGTTGATCGTCATCGTGGCGCCAGCTAATCGGCAGTTCTCTACCTGCCTGCTCGGCTATGAGCAGTTGCTCGACACCCGAGGCATACTCGGCATCAGCCGTTAGCAGGCGGCCGTTCAACTGTTGTATGGCCAGTACCTTCTCATCCACGATCTGCAAGCCCTCGACGTTGACCGTGAACGACTGGGTCATAACGGTGAACTCAAAACTGAATCTGTCCTGCCTCAACTGTCCTTCAACAAAGTCCGCCAGGAACACAGTGACATGATAGGTTTGCCCGGCCGGCAGCCGTTCAGCGGGGCGAAATTCAAGACGGTTCTTGTCACTGAACAAAAGCACACCCTCAAGCTCCGGTTCAAAGATCAGCTGCGAACCTGTGAGCGGCAGGTTGACTTCGCTGGTATCGACTATGTCGTTAACAAAACGAATTCCGATACTACTTTCGCGCGAGATCACTCCCGATGTGTGTGCCGAGATGATCTCCTCCGGCGCCGGGATGATTTCCCCAGTGTCCTTGTCGCCCGTGCACGAGACAAAAAGCAGACCAAGGCACAGAATGACGCCCGCCAAATTGATTGGGTTTTGCATTTGAACACACCTCCACAATTACGTTAAGTATCTTCAACATTGAGGGTGTTAATCATTATACCGCGCTAACTTTCTAACGGCAAGATTTTTGTTGGAATTATCTATCTTTGAGACAGGCGAGCGGAGACGAGTAGGTCGGGTCCGTCTGCGCCTGCGCGACGTGGCGTGAACCCGCCAATCCTGGAGGATCACGGCTTGACCGTGTCGGAACCGCAATGGTACTGACCTACAACAGCAATCCGGCCACCCCCTCATGGTGAGCGGAGTCGAACCATGAACGCTCGGTAGGACTCACGGAACGCCATCTAGAGCGAAGCAACGGGTGGATTCTTAGTGTCATTCCGGCCAAGGCCGGAATCCAGGTCTGTATTCGAAGCCTCTTGTAGGTCAGGTCTCTCTTCTCATGAAGAAGGGTGGCCACGCTACTAAGAGAAGATGGATTCCCGCCTGCGCGGGAATGACAAATTGGGCGCGGGAATGACAAATTGGGCGCGGGAATGACAAATGGGCGCGGGATTTACAATTTGGATGCGGGAATGGCTCGGCCACGGCATCCGGCGCGATCCGAAGATCACTCCGGCACACTCAAGGGGCGTAGCGCCAGAAGGCGGTTTATCGCAGTCTACTCACCGGTCATGAGAAACAGCGGTTGCATTTCGAAACTTTTGTACTGAGGGCGCAGCCGGTTTGTGTCGTAATGCTTGGCCACGTCGACGTATTTCTTGGAACTGGTAACAACGTCGAGAGGCATGTCATCATAGCGACCGTTCTTCAGCACCACCAGTCTGCCATGGATCCCTTTAAGCACCAAATCGAGAGCCAGATTACCGTAGGCCATCGGCACAACAGAATCGATAGCATCCGGATCACCGCCCCGCACCAGGTAGCC
Above is a window of Candidatus Zixiibacteriota bacterium DNA encoding:
- the pbpC gene encoding penicillin-binding protein 1C — its product is MIVRPWHIGALIVTPRRILIAALVCICLVWFWTCLPSPLFEDPYSTVILDCEGGLLGATIAADEQWRFPPGASVPNRFAQALIAFEDQRFYRHPGVDPLALVRAMWQNVSSRRVVSGASTLTMQTIRLSRRGRARTVVEKMLEMAMALRLELSTDKERILSLYSSHAPFGGNVVGLEAAAWRYFGRRPEQLSWAEAAMLAVLPNSPALIHPGRNRDALLGKRDRLLGRLWRQGVIDSVSCALARMEPLPLKPHPLPSAAPHLLARHKAETKRRNEYDGAARAATTGASRLTTTLDGYIQRRASAVVAKHLESLAGNGVHNAAAIILDVSTGAVIAYVGNAWDSVSADHHHHVDVITSPRSTGSILKPLLYGGMMQSGELLPEELVADVPIRIAGFAPENYSRTYQGAVPASAALARSLNVPAVRMLHSYGGSRFYSLLSRLGMSTLHRKATDYGLSLILGGAEGTLWDLTGIYAGMARQVNNHFISKSEDTRVFFAPLYDTLSGTVSDKPAGGIRSSRSTITAAPLDAAACWLTLKAMLEVTRPDEESTWREFTSSRQVAWKTATSQGFRDAWAIGVTPAHAVGVWVGNADGEGRPGLTGLAAAAPILFDLFGLLPASDWFDCPESRLVQIDVCAKSGCRIGPDCASTVSTLVPPSGLHNSSCSYCRLVHCDSTLAWQISTDCERLAALRSVPWFVLPPAMEWYYRESHVDYKPLPPFRPDCNESGADSRSGPMAVVYPGWKGNIYVPSQLDGVRGRTVFEAAHRDPRTTIFWHLDGDYLGSTVDLHQMSLAPKPGEHKLVLVDEDGARSERIFTVLMKD
- a CDS encoding MG2 domain-containing protein, producing the protein MQNPINLAGVILCLGLLFVSCTGDKDTGEIIPAPEEIISAHTSGVISRESSIGIRFVNDIVDTSEVNLPLTGSQLIFEPELEGVLLFSDKNRLEFRPAERLPAGQTYHVTVFLADFVEGQLRQDRFSFEFTVMTQSFTVNVEGLQIVDEKVLAIQQLNGRLLTADAEYASGVEQLLIAEQAGRELPISWRHDDDQRMHVFVVDSVFRGDDSSLVLLEWDGDPIGVDLEGRQEVVIPPVNTFSVTQFRAVQDREQYVEIRFSDPVQKDQSLGGLITVEKVQRPRFSIDGNVVRVYNQNQWIGDVSVTIAAGVQNSLGQKLRGVTSQSVSFPQTNPALRFVGQGVIVPGTEGLTVPFEAVNLRAVVVEATPIAEGSMSQFLQVNDLKGGREMRRVGRVVWKETVPLDLVMGRVNEWIRYGLDVRPLVENHPAGLYHLTLSFQRRHVMYPCRDTDADWRPNELWQSGWDSPLENSNWEAMETAAGIGWREMNEHRNDPCHPAYYKGYWSQGHTVSRNVLMSDMGLIAKKGANDSVLVVATDIGTTKPLSGVDVTLYDYAQTGVGSAVTDGRGMAVIHTEQTPFLLVAKRGDQTGYLRLADGTSLSVSHFDVAGESVAGGFKGFLYGERGVWRPGDSLFITFLLMDKTGQLPLTHPLRFELHDSRGQLVTSFNRKQTQNGCYVFRLATSPDAPTGNWKARVKLGGATFEKKLKIETVMPNRLKVNLDFGDEPDYIWGDTLDGSLSAAWLHGAPAKQLKSDIEVTFASTRTRFEGYDEFVFDDQAARFRPESHMLWEGNLDDTGYTSLQPSVQIKMTAPGMLRAAFRTRVYEPGGAFSVDYSSKRYHPFTRYVGLRVPRGDRRRGMLLTDTTHTIKLAMVDRSGEPVSSGTVEVKLYRIHWRWWWEKGDESPADYIGRTGYEPLDVDTVRIKGGLAEYDFRVNHPNWGRFLVRARDLEENHQTGKIFYADWPGWAGRARKDAPGAANVLTFSSDKEEYQVGEQVVLNIPTGQAGRALVSIESGSRVVKADWIEAGEEPTRYQFAATEDMAPNVYAHVTFVQPHLQAGNDLPIRMYGVIPIKVTDPGTKLAPMITAPSVLTPSDTAEFAVSEASGRAMTYTVAIVDEGLLDLTRFPTPDPWNHFYRREALGVKTWDLFDMVAGAYGGKLEQLLAIGGGESAGEKGSRKANRFVPMVRFMGPFALPAQDSRTHRVDIPQYVGSVRMMVVAGRDGAFGATEKTMPVRKPLMILGTLPRSMVTEETVDLPISVFALEPSVNNVDVSVDVEGALSVEGATTESITFSSLGDQLVTFKLKSGFIPGPAKVVMRATGGGETAEQVIELEVKPPGFPVVDVVDQAVGADKTWTSKLSLPGSPGTNSATLEVSRIPPLNLAQRLSYLIRYPHGCVEQTTSAAFPQLYLSALLNLRPKRQDAIQNNIQAAIHKLPRFQASDGGFGYWRGAGSSNDWCSSYAGHFLLEAARIGYALPSGVMEQWEKYQRKAAAAWVRHETRSELAQAYRLYTLALAGVPELGAMNRLKEESSLPEAAIWRLAAAYQLAGQPEVAEQMVENLDVTVKEYQELSYTYGSNVRDEAMILETLCLLKQMDRAMPVVQEISRVLCARRYLSTQSTAFALIAMARYAGITRLDDKWGFRYTWNHDPPRLVTESAPLVQLPLPVTDDTTGVVTVINKMDYPLFARLVLEGTPPAGREKAAANGLTLKVRYTTPKGETLAVSKLEQGTDIVAEVTVTHSGNDYRHYRELALAAIMPSGWEIRNQRMESQSATTNSRFNFQDIRDDRVYTYFDLRRDKSRTYRFLMNASYLGRFYMPMVHVEAMYDATINARQPGRWVEVVKPGNKL